The following are encoded together in the Flavobacterium sp. TR2 genome:
- a CDS encoding AraC family transcriptional regulator yields the protein MNLNHIEIHRDEMKTIGIDVIPIGAFSEKARAPHRDDHYMFIVLAQGTFELELDFKPIAMSGHCAYFIAPGQVHSYTNQDNCKGWYIFMDSLLISEKYTQILNTYLNSRQGIQLAEDNLLFAVIPILENLLKQKNEFFQDQTEYSLADAVLGFFIGALVQEDSAKALIGGQKYQTVNAFKQLLQERYKECKQVKDYAGLLNITPLYLNEIVKQVTGFTVSYWIQQAITLEAKRLLYYTELDIKQIAFELGYDDHAYFSRFMKKNTGMTASEFRSKNHDLSNNSPVIDN from the coding sequence ATGAACCTGAATCATATTGAAATACATCGGGATGAAATGAAAACTATTGGAATAGATGTTATTCCAATTGGTGCATTTTCAGAAAAAGCGCGAGCGCCTCATCGTGATGATCATTATATGTTTATTGTACTGGCTCAGGGTACTTTTGAATTGGAACTTGATTTTAAACCAATTGCCATGTCTGGTCACTGCGCTTACTTTATTGCGCCAGGACAGGTGCATTCGTATACGAATCAGGACAACTGCAAAGGATGGTATATTTTTATGGATTCGCTTTTGATTTCTGAGAAATACACTCAAATCTTAAATACTTACTTAAATAGCAGACAGGGCATTCAGCTGGCAGAAGATAATCTTCTTTTTGCTGTTATTCCGATACTTGAAAATCTTCTGAAACAGAAAAACGAATTCTTTCAGGACCAAACCGAATATTCTCTTGCCGATGCTGTTTTAGGATTTTTTATAGGAGCCCTTGTACAGGAAGATTCGGCTAAGGCACTTATTGGCGGGCAGAAATACCAGACAGTCAATGCATTTAAACAGCTTTTGCAAGAACGCTATAAAGAATGCAAGCAGGTAAAAGATTATGCAGGTTTGCTAAACATTACTCCTTTGTATTTAAACGAAATCGTAAAACAGGTTACCGGTTTTACTGTAAGCTACTGGATACAGCAAGCTATTACACTAGAAGCCAAACGTTTATTGTATTATACTGAGCTGGATATAAAACAAATTGCTTTTGAATTGGGTTATGACGATCATGCTTACTTCTCGCGTTTTATGAAAAAAAACACTGGCATGACCGCTTCCGAGTTTAGATCAAAAAACCATGATTTATCCAATAACTCCCCTGTTATAGACAACTAA
- a CDS encoding siderophore-interacting protein, with protein MDKPIRNTARSIFVVKEKIFITPHYIRIIFKMSDEQLVLFQNMRSGSHNKIYIPSEKAMYCADYEESIWNSDFFTAVRTYTTRDIDFNAKTLQIDFVAHGDSGPASKWAENAKSGDFLGIAMKESQKPLVPSAQNYFIVGDSTAIPVISVILETLPSTANVMLLLEVNSYRDTFVLHSKANLNVRWIYNSSPLSGSKLAEECIALLAEEKQFYIYAAAEFEVIKKIRRYLKEALQLERDRYYAVSYWTRGISEEESNQERQKQRME; from the coding sequence ATGGATAAACCAATACGAAATACCGCACGCTCTATTTTTGTGGTAAAAGAAAAGATATTCATTACACCGCATTATATCAGGATAATCTTTAAAATGTCTGATGAACAGCTGGTTCTGTTTCAAAATATGCGTTCTGGAAGCCATAATAAAATTTATATCCCTTCAGAAAAAGCAATGTATTGCGCTGATTATGAAGAATCAATTTGGAATTCTGACTTTTTTACGGCAGTGCGAACGTATACCACACGCGATATTGATTTTAATGCTAAAACTCTTCAAATCGATTTTGTGGCGCATGGAGATAGCGGACCTGCTTCTAAATGGGCAGAAAATGCTAAATCGGGAGATTTTCTGGGCATTGCGATGAAAGAAAGCCAAAAACCTCTTGTCCCTTCTGCTCAAAACTATTTTATTGTTGGAGATAGCACTGCCATTCCAGTCATTTCAGTTATTTTAGAAACATTGCCTTCGACTGCAAATGTTATGCTTCTGCTCGAAGTAAACTCTTATCGAGATACGTTTGTTCTGCATAGCAAAGCCAATCTCAATGTTAGATGGATCTATAATTCATCTCCGCTAAGCGGAAGCAAACTGGCAGAAGAATGCATCGCTTTGTTAGCGGAAGAAAAACAGTTTTATATATATGCTGCGGCAGAATTTGAAGTAATCAAAAAAATACGAAGATATCTAAAAGAAGCGCTTCAATTGGAACGGGATCGCTATTATGCGGTTTCATACTGGACACGAGGAATTTCGGAAGAAGAATCAAACCAGGAAAGGCAGAAGCAGCGAATGGAATAA
- a CDS encoding MFS transporter, whose product MTESSTTNNAPQSNIKLLIPIVITVLAVYTTIGISIGILPKFIKQELGFGNLAVGLVIGLQAMATLLTRAYAGKTTDVLGSKTSTTRGILLVLSAGFLYMFACSAASVSLLSLCLLLLSRIVHGIAESFLVTGMLTWGIGLLGQQNSGKVMTWNGIAMYAGIAVGAPFGLWIVQFGTILAFSSVLLLAFVSWIAAKKLPIVPVHKGHLRTPFYKVIGKVFPQGIALAFSSIAFACIASFIALLFSQKNWEGASLGFLFFGGSYILTRVFFSSYPDRFGGFKVAMISFLIEIAGQLCIGLSANGWTAILGCALIGIGFSLVFPSLGVLAIQKISPQMRGTALGAYAAFFDLSLGIAGPMAGLIAGWFSYQSIYFFGAFSCVIAIASLLQSERKEIQAIVNPNI is encoded by the coding sequence ATGACAGAAAGTTCAACTACAAACAATGCTCCCCAATCTAATATCAAGCTTTTAATTCCTATTGTAATAACAGTTTTGGCAGTTTATACAACAATTGGCATTTCTATAGGCATACTTCCAAAATTTATAAAACAAGAATTAGGATTTGGCAATCTTGCCGTTGGTTTAGTTATTGGCTTACAGGCAATGGCAACGCTGCTTACACGTGCCTACGCAGGAAAAACAACCGATGTTTTGGGGTCAAAAACCAGTACGACACGCGGCATTTTACTGGTTTTATCGGCTGGTTTTTTATATATGTTCGCTTGTTCTGCAGCATCAGTTTCTTTATTATCGCTTTGCTTGCTGCTTTTGTCGCGAATCGTGCACGGAATAGCCGAAAGTTTTCTGGTAACAGGAATGCTTACTTGGGGAATCGGGCTTTTGGGACAGCAGAATTCTGGCAAGGTAATGACTTGGAACGGAATTGCCATGTATGCCGGAATTGCAGTAGGCGCTCCATTTGGGCTATGGATTGTCCAATTTGGAACAATCCTGGCATTTTCTTCGGTTCTGCTTCTGGCATTTGTAAGCTGGATTGCCGCTAAAAAATTGCCAATAGTTCCTGTACATAAAGGACATTTGAGGACTCCTTTCTATAAAGTAATCGGAAAAGTATTCCCTCAAGGAATTGCGCTCGCCTTCTCCTCTATTGCTTTCGCGTGCATCGCATCATTTATTGCGTTATTATTCAGCCAGAAAAATTGGGAAGGAGCTTCTCTAGGATTTCTGTTCTTTGGAGGCTCATATATTTTGACTCGCGTTTTTTTCTCTTCTTATCCCGATCGTTTTGGCGGATTTAAAGTTGCTATGATTTCTTTTCTAATTGAGATTGCAGGTCAGTTGTGCATCGGTTTATCTGCTAACGGCTGGACAGCAATTTTAGGATGTGCTCTTATTGGCATTGGGTTTTCGCTTGTTTTTCCATCTTTAGGCGTATTAGCCATACAAAAAATAAGTCCGCAAATGAGAGGAACTGCCTTAGGTGCTTATGCCGCTTTTTTTGATCTTTCTTTAGGAATTGCGGGACCAATGGCAGGTTTAATTGCAGGATGGTTCAGCTACCAGTCCATCTATTTTTTTGGAGCATTCAGCTGTGTTATCGCCATTGCAAGCCTCCTTCAATCAGAGCGAAAAGAAATTCAGGCAATTGTAAACCCAAACATCTAA
- a CDS encoding SusD/RagB family nutrient-binding outer membrane lipoprotein, with the protein MLKKLSYTILFALTLSSCSDTLDDINKNPNATETPLAPYLLTGTLKQGADLYWGDANNFNSTLLFVQHWAKIQYTEPDRYDVSNASFTSLWDKGYSTLITDLNTIIKFPEAQANSNYKGIALTLRSWTFLLLTDAYGSIPYKEAGQKVTPAYNTQKEVYTGLLEDLKQAQSLLNAANGSVIGDLVYKGDISKWKKFVNSLRLRIALRISDKEPTLAKQAAIDATSDAAGVISSESETFKFTYTSSPQQNPASAWFETRDDFRISKTMVDQLYALSDPRLPVFAQLPSDASVGKYVGGANGLSNSDANSQGFAKTSKPGTYFLTSASPAVIASYSETLFNLAEAAARGYISGDAEQYYKNAITASFNQFGITNAATISTYLNQASVKYDASNYAKSIGTQKWIAFFGQGLDAFTEWRRLDYPVLKAGPSTVLDGKIPSRLFYPGTEQSLNGASYQAAVADQGKDLLTTKLWFDVK; encoded by the coding sequence ATGCTAAAAAAACTATCATATACAATATTGTTTGCATTGACACTGAGCTCTTGCAGCGACACTCTGGACGATATAAATAAAAATCCAAATGCGACTGAAACTCCGCTTGCGCCATACCTTTTGACGGGTACTTTGAAACAAGGAGCAGATTTGTATTGGGGAGATGCCAATAACTTTAACTCAACTTTGCTTTTTGTACAGCATTGGGCTAAAATTCAATATACAGAACCAGATCGATACGATGTTTCGAATGCTTCTTTCACATCCTTATGGGATAAGGGATATTCAACTCTAATTACAGATTTGAACACGATTATAAAATTTCCAGAAGCGCAAGCCAATTCTAATTATAAAGGAATCGCCCTAACACTACGTTCATGGACATTTTTGCTGCTGACAGATGCCTACGGAAGCATTCCGTACAAAGAAGCGGGGCAGAAAGTAACGCCAGCGTATAATACTCAAAAAGAAGTTTACACAGGTCTGCTTGAAGATTTGAAACAAGCACAATCTTTATTGAACGCTGCAAATGGTTCTGTTATTGGAGATTTGGTGTATAAAGGTGATATATCGAAATGGAAAAAATTTGTGAATTCGCTTCGTTTGAGAATTGCATTAAGAATTTCTGACAAGGAACCTACATTAGCAAAACAGGCTGCAATTGATGCAACAAGCGATGCTGCGGGAGTAATCAGCAGTGAAAGCGAAACATTTAAATTTACTTATACGAGTTCGCCACAGCAAAACCCTGCTTCGGCTTGGTTTGAGACACGAGATGATTTCCGTATTTCAAAAACTATGGTTGATCAATTATATGCATTGTCAGATCCTCGTTTGCCGGTATTTGCGCAATTGCCATCAGATGCGAGCGTAGGCAAATATGTTGGAGGTGCAAACGGATTGTCAAATAGTGATGCAAATAGCCAAGGTTTTGCTAAAACCTCAAAACCTGGGACATATTTCCTTACGTCGGCTTCGCCAGCGGTAATTGCTTCTTACTCCGAAACACTATTTAATCTTGCAGAAGCTGCGGCAAGGGGTTACATTTCAGGAGATGCAGAACAATATTATAAAAATGCTATTACGGCATCTTTCAATCAATTTGGAATAACAAATGCAGCAACTATTTCTACATATTTGAATCAGGCAAGTGTGAAATATGATGCTTCAAACTATGCCAAATCAATCGGTACGCAAAAATGGATTGCGTTCTTCGGACAAGGTCTTGACGCATTTACGGAGTGGAGAAGATTAGATTATCCAGTATTAAAAGCGGGCCCTAGTACTGTTTTGGATGGAAAAATTCCTTCGCGTCTTTTCTATCCGGGTACAGAACAATCTCTTAATGGCGCTAGTTATCAAGCCGCTGTTGCAGATCAAGGAAAAGATTTATTGACCACCAAATTATGGTTTGATGTGAAATAA